In Candidatus Sedimenticola sp. (ex Thyasira tokunagai), the following proteins share a genomic window:
- a CDS encoding DUF547 domain-containing protein has product MRHSILLTSLLLTLFSLAATATEAFDHQHSQWNALLERHVTWIESGHASQVDYRSLKKERPLLTSYLTALSAVDQQTYDAWSREQQLAFLINTYNAYTVELILSRYPDLDSIKDLGSLFSSPWKKAFFSLLGEKRSLDDIEHRLIRAPGVFNEPRIHMAVVCASIGCPALPDEAFKPQQLDNQLEKGITRFLSDRSRNRYNPKKDRIEVSKIFDWYEEDFSRGHRGFKSLKGFFAHYAALLTDDPVAQKRIAAGGVAITHLDYDWRLNDKQPSE; this is encoded by the coding sequence TTGCGCCACTCGATACTACTTACCTCGCTGCTGCTTACCCTATTCTCTCTTGCCGCAACGGCTACGGAGGCATTCGACCATCAGCATAGCCAGTGGAATGCACTGCTGGAGAGACATGTCACCTGGATAGAGAGCGGACACGCCTCACAGGTTGACTACCGCTCGTTAAAAAAAGAGCGGCCGCTGCTAACCAGCTACCTGACAGCGCTTTCGGCAGTCGACCAACAGACATACGACGCATGGAGCAGAGAGCAACAGCTGGCATTTCTGATCAATACCTATAACGCCTACACCGTTGAGCTGATCCTCAGCCGCTATCCTGATCTTGACTCCATCAAGGATCTTGGCTCGCTGTTCAGCTCTCCGTGGAAAAAAGCCTTCTTCTCACTGCTGGGTGAAAAACGCAGCCTCGACGATATTGAACACCGCCTAATACGTGCCCCCGGTGTTTTCAATGAGCCACGTATTCATATGGCAGTGGTCTGCGCCTCCATCGGTTGCCCGGCGCTTCCCGATGAAGCTTTCAAGCCACAGCAGCTGGATAACCAACTGGAAAAGGGCATAACCCGCTTTCTCTCTGATCGCTCTCGCAACCGCTACAACCCCAAAAAAGATCGCATTGAGGTGTCAAAAATCTTCGACTGGTATGAAGAGGACTTCAGCCGGGGTCACCGGGGATTCAAATCCCTGAAAGGATTCTTTGCCCACTATGCCGCCCTACTTACGGATGATCCGGTTGCACAAAAACGGATTGCTGCAGGTGGTGTAGCAATCACCCACCTCGACTACGATTGGCGATTGAACGACAAACAGCCCTCTGAATAA
- the modA gene encoding molybdate ABC transporter substrate-binding protein — translation MFRFSRQLIFSLLLISGNACSDEIRVAVASNFFTAIEALARQFEGETGHKVTLVIGSSGKHYAQIHNGAPYDLFFSADERRPRLLEEAGDTVSGSRFTYAVGKLVLWSPSDNLVNEGGKVLEQGKFRYLAIANPKLAPYGKAAQEVLQSRRLWKPFRSRMVRGENIGQTYQFVRSGNAELGFVAHSQIKRPGETISGSYWEVPQGLYTPITQQAVLLRESAVARNFLEYVKSDTAQKTIRAHGYATH, via the coding sequence ATGTTCAGATTTTCACGACAACTCATTTTCTCACTGCTGCTTATCAGTGGGAATGCCTGCTCGGATGAAATCCGTGTAGCTGTCGCCTCCAATTTTTTTACTGCCATTGAGGCGCTGGCACGGCAGTTCGAAGGAGAGACAGGCCACAAGGTGACTCTGGTGATCGGCTCCAGTGGCAAGCACTACGCCCAGATCCATAATGGCGCTCCCTATGACCTTTTCTTCTCCGCCGATGAGCGTCGCCCCCGCCTGCTGGAAGAGGCGGGAGATACGGTAAGCGGCAGCCGCTTCACCTATGCAGTGGGCAAACTGGTGCTATGGAGCCCAAGTGACAATCTCGTCAATGAGGGTGGCAAGGTACTTGAGCAGGGAAAATTCCGCTATCTGGCCATTGCCAACCCGAAGCTGGCCCCCTACGGCAAAGCCGCCCAGGAGGTGTTGCAATCACGCCGATTGTGGAAACCATTTAGAAGCAGGATGGTAAGAGGCGAAAATATCGGCCAGACCTACCAGTTCGTCAGATCAGGCAATGCCGAGCTCGGCTTTGTCGCCCACTCACAGATAAAACGGCCGGGAGAAACGATCAGCGGCTCATACTGGGAAGTACCCCAGGGGCTCTACACCCCGATCACCCAGCAGGCAGTGCTGTTGCGAGAATCAGCGGTCGCCAGGAACTTCCTCGAATATGTTAAGAGTGATACCGCACAGAAAACCATACGCGCCCACGGCTACGCCACGCACTGA
- the modB gene encoding molybdate ABC transporter permease subunit, whose translation MLNETDLAALWITLKLAGITTLILLLLGTPLAWWLSRSRFRFKAVVEAVVALPLVLPPTVLGFYLLVTLGPHGPIGGLLEAMGGGSLAFTFSGLVIGSVIYSLPFVVQPLQTAFSAISERTLEAASTLRATPLDRFFTLVLPLSRQGVITAATLGFAHTLGEFGVVLMVGGNIPGETQVLSIAIYDHVEALEYGQAHWLSGGLLLFSFVLLFFIYRMDRNRILQGGDLR comes from the coding sequence ATGCTGAATGAAACAGATCTCGCCGCCCTCTGGATCACCCTCAAGCTTGCCGGCATCACCACCCTGATCCTACTATTGCTGGGTACCCCTCTGGCATGGTGGCTTAGCCGCAGCCGCTTTCGCTTCAAGGCGGTGGTGGAAGCGGTGGTCGCCCTCCCGCTGGTGCTGCCGCCCACCGTGCTTGGCTTCTATCTGCTGGTCACCCTCGGCCCCCATGGGCCCATCGGCGGCCTGCTTGAAGCGATGGGAGGCGGCTCACTCGCCTTCACCTTCAGCGGCCTGGTGATTGGCTCGGTCATCTACTCCCTGCCCTTTGTGGTGCAGCCGCTACAGACCGCCTTCTCAGCTATCAGCGAACGCACCCTGGAGGCGGCGAGCACCTTGCGGGCCACCCCACTGGATCGCTTCTTCACTCTGGTACTGCCTCTCTCACGGCAAGGAGTGATCACCGCCGCCACCCTCGGCTTCGCCCACACCCTCGGAGAGTTTGGTGTGGTACTGATGGTGGGAGGCAACATACCCGGTGAGACCCAGGTACTCTCCATTGCCATCTACGACCATGTCGAGGCACTTGAGTATGGACAGGCCCATTGGCTCTCGGGTGGCCTGCTGCTCTTCTCTTTTGTACTGCTCTTTTTCATCTACCGCATGGATCGCAATCGTATCCTCCAGGGGGGTGATCTGCGATGA
- the modC gene encoding molybdenum ABC transporter ATP-binding protein gives MSEEIQFRFQLPLGDFDLSAEATIPGTGVTALFGRSGSGKTSLLRCIAGLENTSDGHLEVNGEKWQESTQELFIPPEKRGIGYVFQEGALFPHLQVKANLLYGYKRTNSGERTEEFQRVVDLLGLAGLLERLPAQLSGGEKQRVAIGRALLNNPRLLLMDEPLAALDRDHKKEILPYLESLHRESRIPIIYVTHDLDELVRIADHLVLMERGKIIAQGALDEVLARMDLPIARDADAGAVINTTLISHDEEYHLSRLGFVGGEITVSWIDLPVGSEIRIRIHAKDVSLTLAPPGPTSILNILPGTVEAMEVHGRGRMLLRLDIGGATLLARITRKSQHHLGLEVGTKVYAQVKSVALYT, from the coding sequence ATGAGCGAGGAGATACAGTTTCGCTTTCAGCTCCCCCTGGGAGATTTTGACCTAAGTGCTGAAGCGACTATCCCAGGCACAGGAGTCACCGCTCTGTTTGGTCGATCAGGTTCAGGCAAAACCAGCCTGCTGCGCTGTATCGCCGGCCTTGAGAACACCAGTGACGGCCACCTGGAAGTTAATGGTGAAAAGTGGCAGGAGAGCACGCAAGAGCTATTTATCCCACCTGAAAAACGGGGTATCGGCTACGTCTTCCAGGAGGGGGCGCTATTTCCCCACCTGCAGGTAAAAGCCAACCTGCTCTATGGCTACAAGCGCACCAACAGTGGAGAGCGCACCGAGGAGTTCCAACGCGTCGTCGATCTACTTGGGCTTGCCGGCCTGCTCGAACGACTGCCGGCCCAGTTGTCAGGAGGCGAGAAGCAGCGGGTAGCGATAGGCCGTGCGCTGCTCAACAATCCGCGCCTGCTGCTGATGGATGAGCCTCTGGCGGCCCTCGACCGGGACCACAAGAAAGAGATCCTCCCCTATCTGGAATCACTGCACAGGGAGAGCCGGATACCGATCATCTATGTCACCCACGACCTGGATGAACTGGTGAGGATCGCCGACCATTTGGTACTGATGGAGCGCGGCAAGATCATCGCCCAAGGCGCACTGGACGAAGTACTGGCACGTATGGATCTACCGATTGCCCGGGATGCCGATGCCGGTGCCGTGATCAATACCACCCTCATCTCCCACGACGAGGAGTACCACCTCTCCCGCCTCGGCTTCGTCGGTGGCGAGATTACCGTCAGCTGGATTGATCTCCCGGTAGGTAGCGAGATCCGTATCCGTATCCATGCCAAGGATGTGAGCCTGACCCTTGCCCCCCCCGGCCCCACCAGCATTCTCAATATCCTGCCTGGAACTGTGGAAGCGATGGAGGTTCACGGACGGGGACGCATGCTGCTACGCCTGGATATCGGCGGTGCAACCCTGCTGGCGAGAATCACCCGAAAGTCCCAGCATCACCTGGGATTGGAAGTGGGTACCAAAGTCTATGCCCAGGTGAAAAGTGTCGCGCTCTATACGTGA
- the proB gene encoding glutamate 5-kinase, with product MLTSRDKLTNTRRWVIKIGSALLTDDGKGLAREALASWVEQMARLIHSGHQVVLVSSGAVAEGMSRMGWRVRPKSLHELQAAAAIGQMGLVRAYEDCFQTHGLHTAQVLLTHDDLTNRKRYLNARSTLRTLIELGVVPVVNENDAVANEELLFGDNDTLAALVANLVHADLLVLLTDQAGLFDNDPRFNKDAQLISESRVDDPALDQFAGGSGSGLGRGGMTTKVRAARLAARSGSATIITSGVGDDVLGRIAAGEQLGTLLTPVQGAEAARKHWLAGHLQVRGRLILDAGATKVLRESGRSLLAVGVIQVMGHFSRGEVVSCVDLDNHEVARGLVNYSSTEADRIKGRPSAEIKQILGYVDEDELIHRDNLVLV from the coding sequence ATGCTCACTTCAAGGGATAAGCTGACAAATACGCGCCGCTGGGTGATCAAGATCGGCAGCGCCCTGCTGACTGACGACGGCAAGGGTCTGGCACGGGAGGCGCTCGCCTCCTGGGTGGAGCAGATGGCTCGTCTGATCCACTCGGGGCATCAGGTGGTACTGGTCTCTTCCGGCGCAGTGGCAGAGGGGATGAGCCGCATGGGGTGGCGTGTGCGGCCAAAGAGCCTGCATGAACTCCAGGCCGCCGCGGCCATCGGTCAGATGGGACTGGTGCGCGCCTACGAGGATTGTTTTCAGACCCATGGTCTGCACACCGCCCAGGTACTACTGACCCACGATGACCTGACCAACCGCAAACGCTACCTCAATGCCCGCAGCACGCTGCGGACATTGATCGAGCTGGGAGTAGTGCCGGTAGTCAATGAGAATGACGCCGTAGCCAATGAAGAGCTGCTGTTCGGTGACAACGATACTCTTGCGGCCCTGGTGGCTAATTTGGTTCACGCTGATCTGCTGGTGTTGCTCACCGACCAAGCCGGACTTTTTGACAATGATCCCCGGTTTAACAAGGATGCGCAGCTGATAAGTGAGAGTCGTGTGGATGATCCTGCCCTTGATCAGTTTGCCGGTGGCAGTGGTAGTGGTCTAGGTCGTGGTGGTATGACCACCAAGGTACGGGCGGCGCGCCTGGCTGCTCGTTCCGGTAGTGCTACGATCATCACATCCGGAGTAGGGGATGATGTGTTGGGGCGGATTGCTGCAGGTGAGCAGTTGGGTACCCTGTTGACCCCTGTCCAGGGGGCGGAGGCCGCCCGCAAACACTGGCTGGCGGGACATCTTCAGGTGCGTGGTCGCCTGATACTGGATGCCGGTGCCACCAAAGTGCTGCGTGAATCCGGGCGTAGCCTGCTGGCGGTGGGCGTAATCCAGGTGATGGGCCATTTCTCACGCGGTGAGGTGGTCTCCTGTGTCGATTTGGATAACCATGAAGTGGCCCGTGGACTGGTCAACTACAGCTCGACAGAGGCCGACCGGATCAAGGGGCGTCCATCAGCGGAGATAAAACAGATTCTCGGTTATGTCGATGAGGATGAGTTGATTCACCGGGATAATCTGGTGTTGGTTTAG
- the obgE gene encoding GTPase ObgE, whose protein sequence is MKFVDEAVIHVDAGNGGSGCVSFRREKYIERGGPDGGDGGDGGSVYLLADSGLNTLVDFRHRRRHRAENGRPGMGRNCTGHSGQDLYIKVPVGTRVKDTETEETLGELLGDGEELLVAKAGFHGIGNARFKSSTNRAPRQSTPGSQGEQRELLLELILLADVGLLGMPNAGKSSLITKVSSARPKVANYPFTTLYPNLGVVSVGEGRSFVIADIPGVIEGAAEGAGLGIRFLKHLDRTRLLLHLVDIAPLDETIDPADEVQRIIAELGKYSGDLAARERWLVINKMDLLSDEVFAERRDALLETLQWSGPVFAISAVTGDGTQELVYALMDHLALLKESEQQALGEDDDDEPWDPLK, encoded by the coding sequence ATGAAATTTGTCGATGAAGCAGTCATTCATGTCGATGCCGGTAATGGCGGCAGCGGCTGCGTCAGCTTCCGCCGGGAGAAGTATATTGAGCGCGGCGGGCCTGACGGCGGTGATGGTGGTGATGGCGGCAGCGTCTATCTGTTGGCGGACTCCGGCCTTAATACCCTGGTTGACTTCCGTCATCGGCGTCGCCATCGGGCGGAGAACGGCCGCCCCGGCATGGGGCGAAACTGTACCGGTCATAGCGGCCAGGATCTCTATATCAAGGTGCCGGTGGGTACCCGGGTAAAGGATACCGAGACTGAAGAGACCCTTGGTGAGCTGTTAGGTGATGGTGAAGAGTTGCTGGTGGCCAAGGCCGGTTTTCACGGTATTGGCAATGCACGTTTTAAGAGCAGCACCAACCGCGCTCCCCGCCAATCCACCCCTGGGTCCCAGGGTGAGCAACGAGAGTTGCTCCTGGAGCTGATATTGCTTGCCGATGTCGGTCTACTCGGCATGCCCAATGCGGGTAAGTCGAGCCTGATTACCAAGGTTTCAAGCGCTCGCCCCAAGGTGGCCAACTACCCTTTTACCACGCTCTATCCCAACCTTGGGGTGGTCAGTGTTGGCGAAGGACGTAGCTTTGTCATTGCCGATATTCCGGGCGTTATTGAAGGTGCGGCAGAGGGTGCCGGGCTTGGTATCCGTTTCCTCAAGCATCTTGATCGCACCCGCCTGTTGCTCCATCTGGTGGATATCGCGCCGCTAGACGAGACCATCGATCCGGCTGATGAGGTGCAGCGCATCATTGCGGAGTTGGGGAAATACAGCGGTGATCTGGCAGCCAGGGAGCGTTGGCTGGTCATCAATAAGATGGACCTGCTCTCTGATGAGGTGTTTGCTGAACGCCGTGATGCCCTCCTTGAAACGCTGCAATGGAGTGGGCCGGTCTTTGCTATTTCGGCCGTTACCGGTGATGGTACTCAGGAGCTGGTTTATGCCCTGATGGATCATCTAGCACTATTGAAAGAGAGTGAACAGCAGGCGCTGGGGGAAGATGATGACGATGAACCCTGGGATCCGCTTAAATAG
- the rpmA gene encoding 50S ribosomal protein L27: MAHKKAGGSTRNGRDSESKRLGVKVFGGETISAGGIIIRQRGTAVHNGVNVGCGKDHTLFAKADGVVKFEVKGPRKRKYVSVIPA, encoded by the coding sequence ATGGCACATAAAAAAGCAGGCGGTAGTACACGTAACGGCCGCGATTCGGAGTCCAAACGGTTAGGCGTCAAGGTTTTTGGCGGCGAGACCATCTCTGCAGGCGGTATTATTATCCGTCAGCGTGGCACCGCTGTTCACAATGGCGTGAACGTTGGCTGCGGTAAAGATCACACGTTGTTCGCCAAGGCGGACGGTGTAGTTAAGTTTGAAGTCAAGGGTCCACGTAAACGCAAGTACGTGAGCGTGATCCCGGCCTGA
- the rplU gene encoding 50S ribosomal protein L21 translates to MYAVIQTGGKQYRVSEGDTLKVEKLNNEEGAAIELDKVLMVADGEDIKVGTPYVDGGKVAATVKSHGRGEKVKIIKFKRRKHQLKRQGHRQWYTELEITGISAG, encoded by the coding sequence ATGTATGCCGTAATTCAGACCGGTGGTAAACAGTACCGGGTTTCCGAAGGCGATACGTTGAAAGTTGAGAAGCTTAACAACGAAGAGGGCGCCGCCATTGAGCTCGATAAGGTGCTGATGGTTGCCGATGGCGAAGATATTAAAGTAGGCACTCCCTATGTAGACGGCGGCAAGGTTGCGGCCACCGTGAAGTCTCACGGTCGGGGTGAGAAGGTTAAGATCATCAAGTTCAAGCGGCGTAAGCATCAGCTGAAGCGCCAAGGCCACCGTCAGTGGTACACCGAACTTGAGATCACCGGAATCAGCGCAGGCTGA
- the ispB gene encoding octaprenyl diphosphate synthase has product MDIPAIRELIADDMEAVDKLILHRLQSDVVLINQIGHYIVNSGGKRLRPMIVLLAARALGYRGDKQIDMAAVIEFIHTATLLHDDVVDESELRRSRETANAVWGNAASVLVGDFLYSRAFEMMVDVNMMRVMEILSHATNRIAEGEVLQLLNCNDPDTTEEKYREVILRKTATLFEAGTRLGAVLCGAGETEEQALADYGLHLGVAFQIIDDALDYSSSNEEIGKNIGDDLAEGKPTLPLIRAMAVGAPEHRAALREAIEKGGREYIDVVMKAIESTDAIEYTSRLAEEEADKAKAAIAGLPDTPYHSALDALADFAVKRKH; this is encoded by the coding sequence ATGGATATACCTGCTATCCGCGAATTGATCGCTGACGACATGGAGGCCGTCGACAAACTTATTCTGCACCGCCTGCAGTCCGACGTGGTGCTGATCAATCAGATCGGTCACTACATCGTCAATAGTGGCGGCAAGCGTCTGCGACCAATGATCGTACTGCTGGCAGCCAGGGCACTCGGCTACCGGGGTGACAAACAGATCGACATGGCGGCGGTGATCGAATTCATCCATACAGCCACCCTATTACATGACGATGTGGTGGATGAGTCGGAACTGCGCCGCAGCCGCGAAACCGCCAATGCAGTGTGGGGTAATGCCGCCAGTGTACTGGTAGGTGATTTCCTCTACTCACGCGCCTTCGAGATGATGGTGGACGTCAACATGATGCGGGTGATGGAGATTCTCTCCCACGCCACCAACCGTATCGCCGAGGGCGAGGTACTGCAGCTGCTCAACTGCAACGATCCGGACACCACCGAAGAGAAGTATCGCGAGGTAATCCTGCGCAAGACAGCCACGCTGTTCGAGGCCGGCACCCGCCTTGGCGCCGTGCTCTGCGGTGCCGGCGAGACGGAAGAGCAGGCACTGGCCGACTACGGCCTGCACCTGGGAGTCGCCTTCCAGATTATCGACGATGCTCTGGATTATAGCTCTTCCAATGAAGAGATCGGCAAGAATATCGGTGACGATCTGGCCGAAGGCAAGCCCACCCTGCCACTGATTCGTGCTATGGCGGTAGGTGCTCCGGAACACCGGGCGGCCCTGCGTGAGGCGATAGAAAAAGGGGGCCGGGAGTATATCGACGTGGTCATGAAGGCGATTGAATCGACTGATGCTATCGAGTACACTTCGCGGCTCGCGGAGGAGGAGGCTGATAAGGCAAAAGCGGCCATCGCCGGACTGCCCGACACGCCTTACCACAGCGCCCTTGACGCGCTGGCGGACTTTGCAGTAAAACGTAAGCACTAG
- a CDS encoding acyl-[ACP]--phospholipid O-acyltransferase, whose amino-acid sequence MDKLRRLTGFAPFILIIFLNAFVDLGHKILIQNTVFKVYDGQTQIILTAIVNGLILLPFILLFSPAGYLADRFRKPLVMRYSAAVAIGLTLLITLSYYLGWFWFSFVMTFLLAIQSAIYSPAKYGYIKELAGNERLATANAAVQAVTIIAILTGVFIFSMLFEQGLADVDYTSKGELLQAIAPLGWVLVACALMEWFFTLTLPDHHEPAVAERFELQRYRSGDYLHSNLQRILSNRTIWLSIVGLSVFWGISQVVMAAFPAFAKEVLSETNTVVIQGILACSGIGIMIGSLIAGKASRHHIETGLVPLGALGVVASLFFLPQLSSPTLLALDSFLLGLSGGLFIIPLNALIQFHARDEELGTILAGNNWVQNLVMLSFLCLTVLFAVTGTSSLGLFHLLTLTALGGAIYTLYQLPQSLVRYLIGRIFAGRYRIHVMGFDNLPGQGGVLMLGNHISWLDWAMIQIACPRPVRFVMHKAIYQRWYLRWFLDFFGVIPIAPGDSKGSLEKINTLLKSGEVVCLFPEGAISHSGQLGEFKRGYERTVEDVEGVILPFYLRGLWGSRFSRSSERMREIRSHGGRRDIIVAFGKPLPIDTRTDELKRAVFDLSIDTWDRHTDSLDPLPLAWIRRVGRQGGSDCMADAKGRETLSGRKALTASIAISRLMRQRSPEQNIGLLLPTSSAGLITNMAALLLGKTLVNLNYTASLQALLSAIDQAEISSLYTSRRFIQQLERRGVDLTQLLECCRVHYLEELNEQIGHFTKLTLFTSTLLLPARLILALYGKRVDIDQAAAILFSSGSEGAPKGVVLSHRNMMANIKQVSDLLDSRRSDKMMATLPLFHAFGLTITGLLPLIEGMPVICHPDPTDAPTIAKAIARHRATIFCATSTFLGLFTRNRRVHPLMLESLRLVVAGAERLNPNVRDTFKLKFNKEIYEGYGTTETTPVASVNIPDRINPRDWQVQLGSRAGTVGLPLPGGSFRIVDPETLESLPTGEDGLILFGGVQIMLGYLKNPEGTGEAVIELGGRRWYKTGDKGHIDQDGFLTIVDRYSRFAKIGGEMISLSAVESAISGVIPESVEVAATTLPNEKKGESVALLFAGDIEQTEIKGKINEAGLPPLMTPSRLIKVNAIPKLGSGKTDFKQVKEMAMEAEEHQNKS is encoded by the coding sequence ATGGATAAGCTGCGTCGGCTCACTGGATTCGCCCCTTTCATCCTGATCATTTTCCTCAATGCTTTTGTCGATCTGGGTCACAAGATCCTGATCCAGAACACTGTATTCAAGGTCTATGATGGTCAGACCCAGATTATCCTTACGGCCATCGTCAACGGCCTGATCCTGCTCCCCTTCATCCTTCTGTTCAGCCCTGCCGGTTACCTTGCAGACCGCTTCAGAAAACCACTGGTGATGCGCTACAGTGCGGCAGTGGCCATTGGCCTGACGCTACTGATCACCCTCTCCTACTACCTCGGCTGGTTCTGGTTCTCCTTTGTCATGACCTTTCTGCTGGCAATACAGAGTGCTATCTACTCTCCGGCCAAATACGGCTATATCAAGGAGCTTGCCGGCAATGAGCGACTGGCAACGGCAAACGCCGCCGTTCAGGCAGTCACCATTATCGCCATTCTCACTGGTGTTTTTATCTTCTCCATGCTCTTCGAGCAGGGGCTGGCCGATGTGGATTACACTTCAAAAGGAGAGTTGCTGCAGGCAATTGCCCCCCTCGGCTGGGTACTGGTAGCCTGCGCCCTGATGGAGTGGTTCTTCACCCTGACACTTCCCGACCACCACGAACCGGCAGTGGCTGAACGGTTTGAACTTCAGCGCTACCGCTCCGGCGACTACCTTCATAGCAACCTGCAGAGAATTCTCAGCAACCGCACCATCTGGCTCTCCATCGTCGGCCTGTCGGTGTTCTGGGGCATCTCACAGGTGGTGATGGCTGCCTTCCCCGCCTTTGCCAAGGAGGTCTTGTCAGAGACCAACACCGTAGTGATACAGGGCATACTGGCCTGTTCCGGTATCGGCATCATGATCGGTTCACTGATTGCGGGAAAAGCATCGCGCCACCATATTGAAACGGGGCTGGTTCCTTTGGGAGCCCTGGGTGTTGTCGCCAGCCTCTTTTTCCTACCTCAGCTCAGTTCACCAACACTGCTGGCCCTGGACTCATTTCTCCTTGGGCTTTCAGGCGGACTGTTTATTATCCCGCTCAATGCTCTGATCCAGTTCCACGCCCGCGACGAGGAGCTAGGTACTATTCTTGCCGGCAACAACTGGGTGCAGAATCTGGTGATGCTGAGCTTCCTCTGCCTGACGGTTCTATTTGCCGTTACCGGGACCAGCAGCCTGGGCCTGTTCCACCTACTCACTCTTACCGCGCTTGGCGGGGCGATCTACACCCTCTATCAACTGCCACAATCCCTGGTGCGCTATCTCATCGGTCGTATCTTTGCCGGTCGCTATCGCATCCACGTGATGGGCTTCGACAACCTGCCGGGGCAGGGGGGCGTACTGATGCTGGGCAACCATATCAGCTGGCTCGACTGGGCAATGATCCAGATCGCCTGCCCACGCCCGGTACGCTTCGTTATGCACAAAGCGATCTATCAGCGTTGGTACCTGCGCTGGTTCCTCGATTTTTTTGGTGTCATTCCGATAGCTCCAGGTGACAGCAAAGGCTCTCTGGAGAAGATCAATACCCTACTGAAGAGCGGGGAGGTGGTCTGCCTCTTCCCCGAAGGTGCAATTAGCCATAGCGGCCAACTCGGCGAATTCAAACGCGGCTACGAACGAACCGTAGAAGATGTGGAGGGTGTGATTCTGCCGTTCTATCTCCGTGGGCTCTGGGGCAGCCGTTTCTCCCGCTCGAGTGAGCGCATGCGAGAGATCCGCAGCCATGGAGGACGACGCGATATCATTGTCGCTTTCGGCAAACCGCTACCCATAGACACCCGAACGGATGAGCTGAAACGGGCGGTATTCGATCTCTCCATCGATACCTGGGACAGGCACACCGACAGCCTCGACCCACTTCCTCTGGCGTGGATTCGTCGCGTCGGGAGACAGGGCGGCAGCGATTGCATGGCCGACGCCAAGGGGCGAGAGACACTCTCCGGACGCAAGGCACTCACCGCTTCCATCGCGATATCCCGCCTGATGAGGCAGAGAAGCCCGGAGCAGAACATCGGCCTTCTACTCCCCACCAGTAGCGCCGGTCTGATTACCAATATGGCGGCTCTGCTTCTCGGCAAGACGCTGGTCAACCTCAACTACACAGCCAGCCTCCAGGCACTGCTATCGGCCATTGATCAAGCCGAGATCAGCAGCCTCTACACCTCCAGACGCTTTATCCAGCAGCTTGAACGACGTGGTGTCGATCTAACGCAGCTGCTGGAGTGCTGCCGCGTCCACTACCTGGAAGAGCTCAACGAGCAGATCGGCCACTTCACCAAGCTCACACTTTTTACCTCCACCCTGCTGCTACCGGCGCGCCTGATTCTCGCTCTCTACGGCAAGCGGGTCGACATCGACCAAGCCGCCGCCATACTCTTCTCCAGCGGCAGCGAGGGCGCCCCCAAAGGCGTGGTATTAAGCCATCGCAACATGATGGCCAACATCAAGCAGGTCTCCGATCTACTCGATAGCCGCCGCAGCGATAAAATGATGGCTACGCTGCCTCTATTTCACGCCTTTGGCCTGACAATTACCGGCCTGCTCCCGTTGATAGAGGGGATGCCGGTGATCTGCCACCCCGATCCGACGGATGCGCCCACCATCGCCAAGGCGATTGCCCGCCACCGCGCCACTATCTTCTGTGCAACCTCAACCTTCCTGGGCCTGTTTACCCGCAATCGCCGAGTCCACCCGTTGATGCTGGAGTCACTACGACTGGTGGTGGCCGGGGCGGAGCGGCTCAACCCCAATGTGCGGGACACCTTCAAGCTGAAGTTCAATAAAGAGATCTACGAAGGCTACGGCACCACCGAGACCACACCGGTGGCCAGCGTCAATATCCCTGACCGAATCAACCCCAGGGACTGGCAGGTGCAGCTGGGAAGCCGCGCCGGTACCGTTGGATTGCCTCTTCCAGGGGGGAGTTTCCGCATCGTCGACCCTGAAACACTGGAAAGCCTGCCAACAGGGGAGGATGGGCTGATCCTGTTTGGCGGCGTTCAGATTATGCTCGGCTACCTCAAAAATCCGGAGGGCACAGGAGAGGCGGTAATCGAACTGGGTGGGCGACGCTGGTATAAAACCGGCGACAAGGGGCACATTGATCAGGACGGCTTTCTCACCATTGTTGACCGCTACTCCCGCTTTGCCAAAATCGGTGGTGAAATGATCAGCCTAAGTGCGGTCGAGAGCGCCATCAGCGGGGTGATTCCAGAGTCGGTGGAAGTGGCCGCCACCACACTACCGAATGAGAAGAAGGGGGAGAGTGTTGCCCTGCTGTTTGCCGGCGATATCGAGCAGACGGAAATAAAAGGAAAAATCAACGAAGCCGGCCTGCCGCCACTGATGACACCCTCGAGGTTGATCAAAGTAAATGCAATCCCCAAACTGGGCAGCGGCAAAACAGACTTTAAGCAAGTGAAAGAGATGGCCATGGAGGCTGAGGAGCATCAAAACAAGTCATGA